In Oscillatoria acuminata PCC 6304, a single window of DNA contains:
- a CDS encoding ubiquinol-cytochrome c reductase iron-sulfur subunit encodes MKRREFLNWVGVGGVASFLPMAIAACTPSGESTTEVSTPPDNFEAVGTVFELETQGQILNENFQNGAISVTRNPEDSQLLYAVNPTCTHNRCLVDWNAAERKYICPCHGAEYSPDGTVIKGPAEENLPPYLVKIEGEQVVVQAI; translated from the coding sequence ATGAAGCGTCGAGAGTTTTTAAACTGGGTTGGTGTCGGTGGGGTTGCCAGTTTTTTGCCAATGGCGATCGCTGCCTGTACTCCCTCTGGAGAATCCACAACGGAAGTATCGACTCCCCCAGATAACTTTGAGGCAGTCGGAACCGTCTTTGAATTAGAGACTCAGGGTCAAATTCTGAATGAAAACTTTCAAAATGGAGCCATTTCTGTAACCCGCAATCCAGAAGATTCTCAACTCCTTTATGCCGTTAATCCGACTTGTACTCATAACCGCTGTCTGGTAGATTGGAACGCCGCAGAACGGAAGTATATCTGTCCCTGTCATGGTGCAGAATATTCTCCCGATGGCACGGTGATCAAAGGTCCAGCCGAAGAAAATCTCCCGCCCTATTTAGTCAAAATAGAAGGAGAACAGGTGGTAGTCCAAGCGATTTAA